One genomic segment of Polynucleobacter sp. MWH-UH2A includes these proteins:
- a CDS encoding 2OG-Fe dioxygenase family protein — protein sequence MTAAILSPRLTSAKELAQALSRDGFVVASPETVAEVSGVPLVSLQNLSQYWEGLPRDPYLKDGGRYRFRRHASFEIQNQHLNLVPHRAHWQSLDYNALHGGIERWFEPILPAVIGDAAWQGVLLGLSNLLSGLKPVKTWFIEAHQFRIDTADGIGRPTPEGAHRDGVDFVAVFLLNRVGIKGGETRIFDAKGSSGLRFTLSQPWSLLLMNDERMIHESTPIQPLADYGYRDTLVLTFRSNGFQDSPNRNQQ from the coding sequence ATGACCGCCGCCATTCTTTCGCCTAGGCTGACTTCAGCCAAAGAACTTGCTCAAGCTTTGAGTCGGGATGGTTTTGTGGTCGCATCTCCAGAAACCGTAGCGGAAGTGAGTGGTGTGCCCTTAGTCAGCTTGCAAAATCTTTCTCAATATTGGGAAGGCTTGCCGCGCGATCCCTATTTAAAAGATGGAGGTCGCTATCGTTTTCGGCGGCATGCCAGCTTTGAAATTCAAAATCAACACTTGAATTTGGTTCCGCACCGTGCTCACTGGCAATCGCTCGACTACAACGCCTTGCATGGAGGAATAGAGCGTTGGTTTGAGCCTATTCTTCCGGCGGTCATTGGTGATGCTGCATGGCAAGGTGTATTGCTTGGTTTATCTAATCTCTTGAGTGGTTTAAAACCAGTCAAGACATGGTTTATAGAAGCGCATCAGTTCCGTATTGATACTGCCGATGGTATTGGGCGCCCAACACCCGAAGGCGCGCATCGTGATGGAGTGGATTTTGTTGCAGTATTTTTATTGAATCGCGTGGGTATCAAAGGTGGTGAAACCCGCATCTTTGATGCAAAAGGTTCTTCGGGGTTACGCTTTACCTTATCTCAGCCTTGGTCACTGCTGTTGATGAATGATGAGCGGATGATTCATGAATCTACGCCTATTCAACCGCTTGCCGACTACGGATATCGCGATACCTTAGTTCTCACATTTAGATCTAATGGTTTTCAGGATTCACCTAACCGCAATCAACAATAA